The DNA window TCTTTTTTTTGGAACAGATTTTTACACTGGGGATATGGCGTGGCAGAAGCCCATGGTTGACATTGACGGACGTGATGGCCGGAGAATATGATATGTGCATCTCCCGGATTGCTTAGAAAATACATTTTTTGGCAAAAGAAGCATCGAACTGGGATGGGGAAAGGAGGCGCTTTAAATTGTTCGCCTCGCTCCTTTTGCCGCCACCGCCTTTGTTCCTTCCCCACCTTGTATGGTCACCAGTCCCCTCGCTAGTGGCGGTTGAGTTAAAAGCTGCCCGTGCCTAGTTGGCAGAGCAAGCCATGGATAGCCCAAGAAAAGCTTCGAATCTTACCTCGTTCATTGATCGATCTTTGTTTATGAGAATGTTCAATGTTGTATGGTCGAATCCTTCTGATCAGAGCCATGGTGGTGACATTTCTGCAGCCAGAAGGCGACCAAGGACCCCTCGCCAAGGCCCAACGACGTGCAGCTCGAGGGCGACTCCTGGCTGGCGAGCCTGGCGACCGGCGAGATGGATGGCGCGACGTCGACGGCGGTGGCGTCGTTCCAGCTCCAGGCCGCGTTAGCCGCGGCCGCCATCGTTGCCTTGCTGGTATGACCGAAGGGGCTCGCAGCCCTCGCGTGGCGAGGCGGTGGCTCTCGATCGGCGGCGGGAGTGGCCGGAGTTGCTTTCGGAATTCAATACAGGATTGGAGCAAATAGGATGAGGACGTGAAGCGTATTCTTTTTAGCCTTTTGTCTTGTGGATAGAGGAGTTGACGAGGTGGCAACTACGGCTTCTAGTGCAACTGTGACGGTGTCGGTCAACAAGCACGCTCGGCATTAGTTTATTTTCGATCTCTTCAGCAACACACATGTCACTCcggtttccttttttttcttttgtataCATTGTTTCTTTATTTCCTGATTCTTCTTCTATCTCTTCTTGTCACATGCAGCATTCTAAGTAGATAAGTATATAGTAAGATTTAGCACATCTTCTGAAAGTTTGGGATACGAATGACAGCATCTCCTTGAACATTTGTTCTCGCTCACTTCTTACGCTTTCCAACACTGAAAGTTTGAGATGTGAATGGCAACCAAGGATTTCATGTTTATGAAGTTTAAACACAGATGAGAATCTCCTGGAAAGAACACGATATGATCAATATACTGTTATTCGAGTGATCGATCACCACAATTCATTTAGATATGGTGAGTCAGCTAAAAAGAAAACGGGGGTGCAGATCTTAATTTCAAAGGATTCGTTGGCCCACGGAGATATGGTCATCAGAAGGAAAAGGTGAATGATCACATATTCATAAAACCTCAAAGAAACTAGAGATGCCCCAGGCCAGTAGTGACCATGTTTAGACAGAACACTGATAAAGCTTATGGTAAAATTCAGCCGGAACAGATAGACCTGGACCTCATTAGGATTACGAGCCTGCGAGATAAGTATACTAAAACATACAGGATGTATTTTGCAGGAACGCAGAAAGATCAAAGAAAGAAGGAGAGCATAAGCTAAAAGAATATATTAAAACACTACGATAAAGTTACTGAAAATGTAACAAAGTAGGCAAAAGGAGAACCTGGCAGAGTCATCTTGAAAACTCACGAACATGGTGTTAACCATGAAAAATCTTTTGGATAAAGTCTTTGCCCTATCGAACTTCATTTTCAAGTTCCGATTAATCtcgagaagaaaaaaaaaagaacagttAGTTAGAATGTCAGCAGAATCAGTGTTAGTAAGAGTATTAGTTTCTGTTCTTTTTCCATCTCCGGAGCAGATGTCCTAGTACGTTTTTAAGAGTACTTTTGGGTAAAATAGACTTGTATATGCTGGATCATATGCTAAGTCTATTACCAAACTGAGTATTGAAATATCTGTAGGGTTCAAAAAGGCACACATGTCTTGGACATTGTCCAATGCAGATAGACGTCCCTTCATAGTCAGTGCAGGTAATTACTGAATGCCATTCTATCTCACAACTTCGGCGAAAGCAACATTCATAGCAGAAGAGGTGATACTGGCATCCGTTCTAAAAGTATCAACAGAACAAGCCTAGCTGTCTCCTGCATTTTTTTTCCTAGTGTCCATTCAGCACTGTTAAAAAGGGAGGCAATCATAGACGAACAATATTGTTGGCCCCTGAAAAAAAATTGAGCCTTCCTTTTCTACTTTCTTTTAAGGAGCCTCAGCTCGGCATGTTGGCGCCTGAATCGAATCTCCTTACAAACAACATTGCATCTTCAGCTACAATGTGCTCGCGAGCATCCCTTACTTTTCTCACTTTTGCAGTTCTGTCAGGCAAACACCCACCTGTACGATTCCGCTTACATCTTTACAGTTAACGAGTAATGGATTTTCTCCAAAATATCAAACTAGGAGGAATATGTCCTGTGATGTTACAGTAGATGACACCTGGCTTCTTACTGTTAGAAATATCTAGCTGTGTAGCCGTGTAGGAATTAATCAAGAATGTCACAATTATACTTGCATTAACGAATTGAAAACTAAGTACAAATTATACAACAGTGATGTGATACGATTTTTTTTCAATGTTCACTCACCTTTTAGAAAGAAGACCTGAGATTTGTACAGGTGCACTTATACCGTTACACATCAGATTCCTCATGAAGCTAAGATCAACCATAGTCACAGAAAACGGGCTCGAAGATACCATTCCTCGACCCGGGAACGCCGATCCCGTCCCGGGATCACGGGATCATTTTCGTTCCGCCTTGTAAAATCCGCTGGCGAGGACCGTACCCCATACCTTGACCTCATCGACCCGGGAACTTTGTGACTATGAGATTAACAGCATCCATCCCTTAAGCACATATATATTCAGACTTGTCACTGTCTATTTTCAGCAGATTGTAATCTTGGTGTTAAATCGGTTGAAAGTATCTCCAAGGAAATTTCAATGATGTATGCTGTTTCAACATGTGCTTTATGGTGAGGTGCCATTGATGTGCCCTCTCTGGAATAAAGTGAACCAAAGGTGATTCTGAACAGATTTTTTCTGAATTGTAGGTTAAGCAATCGTGAGCCGTCAAAAAATGTGCCTGATTTAGATAGGGACTTACGATATTGACCACCATGGCCACCCTAAAAAGTTATGATCTTCACCATATTAGCATAAGCATCAACTCAAACAAATTTTCTAAATAATCAGCACCACACAATCTGAGCAATATGCATGTTAGTTTCAACCTGCATAGTCAATATGTAAAAAATTGTGTACTTACGAGTTACGATCAGATGCAGTCCAGCGGATCATGTAATCTGGTAGTTTTATACCGGATATAGTAAATACTTAAGTAGTAACTAGATCTGATTTTAATAAAAAAGTGTTAAGAAAGGAGAAAAGGTTCTGTAAGCATCAAATATTCCTGAATCACTCGCTTCCGTTCATCAGGAACATTTGCAACTCACCACCAACCTCAGACAGCTGTTAGGTGCATGAACATGTAGTTTTATAACTTGGAAGCAGTGCATGAACTCCACTGACCCACCTCATAGGCTTATATTCAGAGCATCGTCAAGCTCGGTATAGACTGGATGAATGATGAATCAAATAGTTAAAAAAGCCACAAATTGATGAAAGTTACTTAATTCAGATTGACTTGGTGCTACGAACAAGAACGGAAGACTGAATAGATACTGTATGATGTCTGATTAAGACAACCTGCTCTCCAAAAAAATCTCTGATTAAGACAATCCGCTCTCCAAAAGGTCTTGCTTTTCGTCAGAGCAAACGAGATGAATGTAAACTGTTTCTTTTAGGGAACAAGTTCTGTACTCAACTCTGAGAGCATGTACATATGTACAGCCAAAGAGACAAGAACATCAAGATTTACCAGTCTTATCGAGGCGTAAACCACCTCTGTCAGCCTATTTGCCTTCCCAATCTACCACCATGCCACCTGCAGCCCTGCCATGTTTTGCCCCAATGCCACGGGCGAAGCGCACGGCTGGACCACTGCCGCATAAGTACAATTGGCGCAAGAAGATACAAAGGCTCATCGTACTTCGCCGCCGGCGGCTGCTGCCACGGCCTAGCCGGAGCCACCGTCGTCCGATGACGACGATGCTCGTATGGCCCGTTTTGCGGATAGGCTTGGGGTTTTGGGCCCAGTGTCCTCTCATGTGCGCGCAAGGCCGCGGGGGCAGCTTGTGACGTCCAACACAGCTCGCATCCTGGGCCTGGCGCGTGGAGGCGGAGCTTCTTCGGTGCGAGCTCCATCATCATCGGACGTCCGACTTGGGCTTCCACGTCTTCTTTGCGCCCACAAGGCCCACGAGCCACACGATGACGATGTGGATGAGTGGATCCGTTGTGGCCTGTTGTGGGTGTAAATATGTCACTACTTGCTTCTCAAAAAAAAAGTCACTACTACGTCCGATAAATCATGAACGGCTCTTTCAAGCTTAAAAATatgagaagaaagatgggagtcaCCACCAGCTGATCCCATGTCATTGTTGACCAAGAGTGCAAGACAGAAGTGCAGAAAAATACACGCAAAGCAACCTTTACCCTTATGCGCGCCCCCACTTTGTTTTTTTCCGAAcaattttattttattattttgaGGAAAACTACGGCAGCCCTTGGGCTACCTGAACTTTATTGATTAAGCGTCAAACATATTACAGAATTATATTTTTTTAGAGGACCAGAACTATAATTACTGGCATTCATTTCATTGGAGAGGACAaccagaggaagaggaagagaaaGAAAGTAGCAAAAAACAGAGAGATTTGTGCATTGTACATTTGTACTGCTCTGCAGTCTGGCTCAGAAGATAAAACCGAAATTTTTATGAAAATATGAGAACACGTGTACCACAGTACATGCTACGATCAAACCAACTTATATGGTTGTGTTCAGGATACAGTACACTGTATACATACCACTACGAACTGAAGGGGAACCAACAAAATCTTGCAGCTAGCCCTCAGACAGTACTCCGGTGATACTACAATTCGCAAGCAACACTTGTAACCAGCCAACGCTTCCATATGGCGGTGCCACGCAATCGAATTCGATCCATCCATCTTGTCCAAAGAATCAAGACATGAATCCCCTGCCCTTATTCACACAAAAATTTACAGGCCCTGCGGCCCCAGAACGCTGATGGCGCGATCCATTCATTCCCTCGGGCTTTCCACGGAAGCAGCGAGGCTAGCTCACCCTCTGCGCCACGGCCGAACTGCTCGCCTTCTTGCTCTCGTGGATCTTGGAGTACACCCGCTTCGTCCTGAGGCAGAGCAGGACGTCGAGGCCGAACCCGACGACGCAGGCGACGGCCATGATCAGGAACACGAGGCGGTAGCAGTGCGCCCCGACGCAGGTGTTGCCGCCGCCCGGCACCGGGGTGGCCTCCGCGTCGTAGAGGAGGCCCGCCAGCAGGCCCGAGAAGAGGAAGGAGCCCAGGGGCAGGTTGAGGATGAGGATGTTGTAGATGAGGCCGTAGTACTTGAGCCCGAACAGCTCGGACGCCGTCGGCACCGTGACCGCCAGCCGGACGCCGTAGCAGGCGCCGACGACCACCGAGCCGATGAAGAGGGAGCCCGGCATGGCCAGGGCCATCACGATGTAACCCACGGCCATCAGGACCTGCGAGGCCGCGTTCCACAGCGGGCGTGGGATCGCCCTTGTCCTGAACAATTCAGACATTGAGCATTCAGGAGGTCAGAATTATATCAGAATCAAGCGAGCAACGCGATTAACAAACCAGTAAGCCAGTTGCAAGCAACAAGCATGCATCAACTGTCCCATTCAACAAAGAACCCCATAGATCCCAAAAGAAATCGACAGTCCCATAGCAACGTCAAGTTGCAAAAGCTTCAAAGAAGCGAATCTGATCGTCTCGTTTTGTCATAATCATGACAATGGCGCGTCATGAAACAAAACAGAGGTGATGGCGCATTATCTATGTGAAACATCACCTAATACTGAATCTAACAAGTCGTCTGAGCTACCAGGCTTAAAGAAAGCTGGAACTGtctatttcaaaaaaaaaaagaagaaagaaagctGGAACTGGCTTTGAAGGGAATGGCTTGCCAAGAAGTATCCCGCCAAAAGAAAAGGGCACAGTCGACACATGAGGCACTGCGCCACTATCACAGGAAAAGGACATGCACTTAAAACTAATGCAGTAGTCAGTTGCTTTATTCATTTGCCACCCCCTGCAACCGTCAACTGCTTTACTCATCCTTGTTTTTACCGTGATGCGCCTAACGTATACAATTACTATATTCCCAATTGGCTTTTAACGCGGCACATAATACTAATCGCACCGCATCATGGTCGTTGCAACTGGCTAAATGTAAATAAATCACACGACCTTGGAGGTAAACAAAGCAACAAACGCATAGTTGCCCACAAATGGTGCACCGCCTAATCTTAACCAAAGTGCCTAAATTCTTCCTTGTTCTCTCAGTCATAGAATGTACTCCAGTATTGGCAGTAGTATGaagtaatttttcaaaaaaaagaacTGACCATGTCGATTTTTCTAAGGCGAGACACGACATTGACTTTTCCTGGCGGGGCCCACGATCCACCACCGACTCCGTACAGAGGGACGGTCGGTCCTATGACGAAGCAGAGGCGTGGGGAATTTCTATTTCCATTTCCAGTTCTATGATCGTGATCTTAGTCTCATTTCGGCATGGAGGATTTCGAGTCCAATGGTTCCCGATTCCATGTCGATTTCGGCGCATATGGAGATGCATGGGAGGCTGGGAGGAGGGTAACGTACTTGATGAAGTGCTCTGAGATGGTCCCGGATGCGATTCGGCCGAAGAATCCCCAGATGCTGGTCATGGAGACGAAGAGGGAGACGTCGTCGTAGCCCATGGCCACGCCCATCTGCCCCAGGTTGTTCATCACGGCCAGCCCCGTGCCCACGCCCATCAGGAACGATGCGAACATCAGCCAGAAGTCCAGCGAGGTCAGCGCCTGCGCGATCGTGTGCTCCTCCCCGAGCCGCGGCCGCTCGCCGGGCGCCCGAGCCTCGTCCTCCTcgctcctccccaccgccttcACCGCGACGAGgagcggcgcggccgcggcctcCAGGGACTCCGCCTCCTCGAGGTCGGCCTTCGCGGCCTTGCGAGCCTTCATCCACGATTTCCACGCCAGGAGCGCCGGCACGGCGCCGGGGGACGCGAGGAGGACCAGGAGCACGGCCACGAAGACGGCCGAgacgaccccgccgccgccgccgatgcccGTGAGGTCCGCGGCGAGGAGGTACAGCGCGATGGCCACGGCGAGCGAGTTGATCGCGGCGAAGCAGCGCCCGTCCTCCGCCTCGTCCGCGGTCgcgcccgcggcgccgccggcggggcCCTCGCGGAGGAACACCATGGCGAGCGCGCAGACCGCGGCCGGCACGACGGCGAGCATGACGAGGAACGAGGCGGGGTCGTCGGCGAACAGCGCGGAGCAGATGTCGGTGAAGATGGCGGTGCTGAGGCCGACGTATCCCTTGAGCAGGCCGGACACGGGCCCCCTGCTGCGGCGGAAGTTGCGGATGCAGGTGACGAGCACGGCGGTGTTCATCCATGTGGTGCTGTTGCCGCCGAGGCAGAGGAAGACGCACATCTGCCAGTAGGGGAGCGGCGCGACGGTCCTGGACACGACCATCCACTGCGCGCCGTAGCCGAGGAGGCCCTCGAGGGATCCGatggcgaggaggagccaggTCGGGACGCGGTCGGAGGCGAGCCCGGCGAGGAGCCCGAACGCCTTGCCGACGTCCTTGGCGACGGAGAGGCCGTTGAGCTGCAGCTGCGTGAGGCTCATGAGCGTCTTGAGCGCGTCCGAGTAGTTGGAGAAGGTGTAGTTGTTGCCGGAGATGCACTGCACCCACACCGCCGTCACCAGCCCCAGCCACCGCCCCCACCGCGTCCCCGCCATTgcgtccagcgccgccgccaccatcgcCACTCCTCCCGCCGCTTCAAACGCTTGGGGTTTGGGGCTTTGGGCGCTTGCTACTTGGCCGCGTGCGGGGCAGGAGGACGGCGATACGGGAGGGAGGCGGCAAGCAGGGGCGGTGAAGACGCGTCGCTTTCCGCGCCTGCTGCTGCGTGCGTGAGAGGTGAGACAGACCCGGGTCTGTGCGACTGTGCCTGCGCGGGTGGGTGGGGCGTCGGGATGCGTGCGTCTGGGCGCCGTCGGGGTTTAGGAAAGCAGGGACATGGTCGCTTTTTATAGAGCCTGAAGAGGTGCGGCGGGATGCTTGATGGTTTGATCGTGTTTTCCTAATTTTCTGCGAGAAGATGGTTTTGTGATGACTGTGTTTTGAAAGGGAACAATTTGCTTCCATTGATTAGGTTCAGATTACTGCACGTGCGTTCTGTATGATACATTGTCCTGGTCGGCACACAACTCGTCTCGTTGGACCATGCAAAAAGAAAACTAGTTTAGCTGGTTAGCACGCGTTGGACAAGCTAACGATGACGGCGCACAGCTCGTCTCGTTTCGTCTCTTGCAAATTACTCCAGCCGCCGGCACTGCCTCTAGCTCGCAGTGCTCCCCTGGTTCCGCACCGGCAGGGACGGACCCTCGCTTCAACCGCCAGGAACTGCGCCGGCTTTCCTCTTGCTTGCACGCCGTTGCCAACCCTTGCGGGAAGCGAAGCGTGCTGTCTGGATAGAAGCTCTCGCCTCCTCTCATCTCCGCGTCCTCGTAACCGGATGAATCTTCGGAACGAAGTTCGTCGTCGCAACCAATCCACGCAATGAGCAAGACGCAAAAACGGCTGCGGGCCGCCTGTCTGTCCACAGAGCTGTTGTGGCAGCGCATAAAATCTTATGATGGAAACCACGCATCGCAGCATGAAAATGGTTGCTCTCTTCTGCAGCGGGAGCCCGAGAGCATCCGCAAGACGAGTATGTTTCGGACGTGGCGCCAAAGGTGTCAAACCAAAGTATTCTTCTTTATTTTATCACTTTTTCTTTCATTTCACCTTTTGTCTTGTTCTCTTTCGGAGCACGGCGTGCGAGGGTGCATCCTCGATGCTCAAAAACGAAAGGTAAACTTGTAAAATCACCCGTGCGTACGTCACATGTGCTCCTACCCGATATATTCTATCTATTTTTACTAATGTAGTAATGTAGATCCATGGCAGGCCAAGCTAGCCGTTTCAAGTTTGCTCGGCTGTTTGGATTAGGTGTATTCATTATTTTGCATTTATTTTCATTTTTTAAAAATAGTGGAAGTCCTGTGTGTGATGTTCAAGCTCCCTCTCACCAATATCTTTTTTTTATCGAGTCCCATAAAAATGTCAGGATTATACTTCAAAATAATATGACTCCGACAAAGATAATATGAGCCACCTACCCCAAATTTATAAAAAGAGACTGAATTAGTGTAGCAAATAGCCTAAGAGCGAGATCTTTGTAGTCTATCTCTCAGCCTACTCGTACAATAGTTAGTTTTTCACCACTAATACATGATTCACTTGTCTCTCACATAAAGTTTTTTATTCTTATGTCGAAGCGGGCGGTAAGCTTATAGCCAGCTTCTTCTTTTTCTCTTCTTCTCTCACCTCCATCTCAGCATTCAGTTTGCTTACAGCATGCCATAATATTTGATCTTAAGTTCTCAAACCTCCTTTCATTATTTTGCATTTATTTTCGTTTTTTAAAAATAGTGGAAGTCATGTGTGTGATGTTCAAGCTCCCTCTCACCAATGTCTTTTTTTTATTGAGCCCCATAAAAATGTCAGGATTATACTTCAAAATAATATGACTTCGACAAAGATAATATGAGCCACCCCAAATTTATAAAAAGAGTCTGAATTAGTGTACGTCATCTTTTTTCAACGGAAACGAATAGCAAATAGCCTAAGAGCGAGATCTTTGCAATCTATCTCTCAGTCTACTTGTACAATAGTTAGCTTTTCACCACTAATACACGATCCACTTGTCTCTCTCACAAAGTTTCTTGATTCTTATGTTGAAGCGGACGGTAAATTTATAGCCAGCTTGTTCTCTTTCTCttattctctctcctccatcTTAGCATTCAGTCTGTTTGAAGCATGCTATAATATTTACTCTCATACGGATCAAACTTCAACATACAAGATAGGTCTTTATAATTTCTCTCTCGGAAAAGAGGAGGGGCCGGGCCCCACCGCTTGAACTTTTCACCGCGACCGTCGCTGCCACggacgggcgggcgggcgggctcGGTGGGTGCCGGCGGTGAGAAAGCGGGGGAGCACTACGCTTCCATGGTTCCACCGTGGAAAAGGCACGGGACGCAACGTGATCTACCCGATCCGGTTGGGACTTGGAACTTCGAAGCCTTCGCACATGCGCGCGGCTCGCTGTCCCCTGTGCCCACCGGTTTTCTTTTCCCTAGCGGCCGACCCGGGGCGAGTCAGCGAGAAGGCGTAAGAGGAAACTGACACGAGGCATCACGCATGCCGCCCAAGTTTTCAGCTCCGCATGTGCTGCGCTGCGCTTGGCCGTGCCGCGATGCACGTAGGGCCCGGCCGCCGGCCGAGGAAGCCAACTTCGCTAGCGCTACCGCCGCTTTGTCTCCTTCGGCTCCGGTGTGGGTCGAGCTCGCCAGCTCGTTCAAATTAAAGTTCAAAACCCGTCCATGTCTCTCGACTGTCCAGCCGGCGTGGCGTGACACGCTGGTGCTGACCGCGACCTTCGTTTgccgcgggccgccgccgccccggttTCCGGAGGAAGCAAAGCGCGGTCGGAATTTggcgcgccggccggccggccgaccGAGCGGCCGCCCGCGGCCGCGGTTGCGTTGCCGAAGCGATGGGCTGTTCGCGCCCATGCCAATGGCCTGGAGAAAACCTTCCCTGGTTCTCAAGAACAGATTCCAGGTAGTGACAAAAGAAAAGAGAACAGATTTCAGGTCGGTCGTTTTCAGACAGCTTGTCCGACTGGAAATTGCACTGCCTGACATTCAGACGAGGGATGAACATGCACTTTGATCCTTCGCACAGCTAATAAGCTCAGGTGAAATACGATGTAGTCAACGGTGGCATCGATCCGGGCGTGGCGCTGGTAGATCCGATCCGAGGGTTATGTAGTAAGAATCTTTTGCCCGCAGTAGCTCACATCTAGGTCCGGACAAAGAAAAGGTAACCCTCCGATGTGCCGTCTCGTAGATCGCTGTTGGGGCGTCAAATCAAGATGTATATGAAAATGTTGGCACGTCAAAATATGGATATATCAAAATATGAATATACTACTTTTTATCAAAATTTAGCAAGTTTAGAATAGTATTTGGTTAGATTGGCTATATTTTCACCTTTCAACCGAAATTTATAGACTtggggtgtgttcgtttcctcccctctaaagtttagacccgtcacatcaaagagaatcttgctatttagaaatattaaataaaatctgtttataaaactttttgtacagatgggtgctaattcgcgagacaaatttaatgagcctaattaatctataatttgctatagtgatgctacagtaataatccgctaatcatggactaatatacctcattagattcgtctcgggAATTAGCTCTggagttctgcaattagttttgtaattagactttatttaatacttctaaatgataagattctttttgatgcgACATATTTAAACTTTAGACCCTATAAAATGAATGCTCCTTTAACCATAATTTAGTGCGGCACATTTTACAAACCAACCAGTCAGACCCGCAGTCCCGTCTTGTTTTTTAGATAATGCAATCCGCGCAAAAGTCACAGCCTGCAATGAGCGTTATCTTGAACACCACACCCACAGTCAGGTTTCAGGTTCCCCGTTTCCACGATGACTGACGGCAGACAAGAGTGGTAGTGACAGGGACGGCCCTGAGGAAGCCGGCGGGTGGCCGTCTGGACGGAAGCGGACGTGACCGGATAGATACTCCAAAGATCGCGTCGACCGTACACGACAGCGACCGGCGTCTCGCTTCGTGGTAAAAGACCGGCGTCTCGCGTCGGGGCAAAAGCGCCCCCGATATCTATCTCACAATCTCTTCTCCCGGTCCGGCCGGGCCGGACCGGCCGGCCTTTCGGTGTTCGAACGGCCATCGCGACCGTCTGGTTAATCGCCATCTAAGCATCTGTTGTTATGCACTAACCAGCCGGGCttgctcaaaaaaaaaaagaaaaaacctAACCAGCCGGGCGCGGTGTATGTTAGGT is part of the Panicum hallii strain FIL2 chromosome 2, PHallii_v3.1, whole genome shotgun sequence genome and encodes:
- the LOC112883176 gene encoding protein NUCLEAR FUSION DEFECTIVE 4-like, whose product is MVAAALDAMAGTRWGRWLGLVTAVWVQCISGNNYTFSNYSDALKTLMSLTQLQLNGLSVAKDVGKAFGLLAGLASDRVPTWLLLAIGSLEGLLGYGAQWMVVSRTVAPLPYWQMCVFLCLGGNSTTWMNTAVLVTCIRNFRRSRGPVSGLLKGYVGLSTAIFTDICSALFADDPASFLVMLAVVPAAVCALAMVFLREGPAGGAAGATADEAEDGRCFAAINSLAVAIALYLLAADLTGIGGGGGVVSAVFVAVLLVLLASPGAVPALLAWKSWMKARKAAKADLEEAESLEAAAAPLLVAVKAVGRSEEDEARAPGERPRLGEEHTIAQALTSLDFWLMFASFLMGVGTGLAVMNNLGQMGVAMGYDDVSLFVSMTSIWGFFGRIASGTISEHFIKTRAIPRPLWNAASQVLMAVGYIVMALAMPGSLFIGSVVVGACYGVRLAVTVPTASELFGLKYYGLIYNILILNLPLGSFLFSGLLAGLLYDAEATPVPGGGNTCVGAHCYRLVFLIMAVACVVGFGLDVLLCLRTKRVYSKIHESKKASSSAVAQRVS